A single Tenacibaculum sp. Bg11-29 DNA region contains:
- a CDS encoding IS110 family transposase, protein MKNYKEVVGIDVSKKKIDAYCYHAQSHKEFKNDIVGYKSLIKWVLKATKGVDVFYCFENTGYYSLKFALYLHSQKIVYVEESPLKIKRSSGIVKEKTDRLDASLIARYGWIYREELSPSTVKSTAHLELGRLLALRDQLVRNNAGLKETLKEMKVFLTSATTDAGCISLKRSIDYLSKQVKSIEIRIEELIFEDSSMYKNYELLSSLKGVGFVVACQLIYHTGNFTRFDNWRSFSSYCGTAPFAHESGTSIRRRKQCHYLGDRKMKSLLSMASVSAIQHDSELRMYYKRKLAEGKDKMLAINNVRNKLISRAFAVVKRGTPYVVLQQHAA, encoded by the coding sequence ATGAAAAATTACAAAGAAGTCGTAGGAATTGATGTGTCAAAAAAAAAAATTGATGCTTATTGTTATCATGCCCAGTCTCACAAGGAGTTTAAGAACGATATCGTAGGATATAAAAGTTTAATAAAATGGGTTTTAAAAGCAACAAAAGGGGTTGATGTTTTTTATTGTTTTGAGAATACAGGATATTATTCTTTAAAATTTGCGCTTTATCTACATAGTCAGAAGATTGTTTATGTTGAAGAGAGTCCCTTAAAAATAAAGCGATCATCAGGAATTGTAAAAGAAAAAACAGACCGTCTAGATGCAAGTTTAATAGCCCGTTATGGGTGGATTTACAGAGAAGAATTAAGTCCAAGTACAGTAAAAAGCACAGCTCATCTAGAGCTTGGAAGATTACTCGCTTTGAGAGATCAATTAGTTAGAAACAATGCAGGATTAAAGGAAACTTTAAAAGAAATGAAAGTGTTTTTAACCAGTGCTACCACAGATGCTGGCTGCATTAGTTTAAAAAGAAGTATTGACTATTTATCCAAACAAGTAAAGTCAATAGAAATTAGAATAGAAGAATTAATATTTGAAGATAGTTCGATGTATAAGAACTATGAATTATTATCTAGTTTAAAAGGAGTTGGTTTTGTAGTTGCTTGTCAACTGATTTATCATACAGGTAATTTTACTAGATTTGATAATTGGCGCTCATTTTCGAGTTATTGTGGAACAGCACCTTTCGCGCATGAATCAGGAACAAGTATAAGAAGAAGGAAACAATGTCATTATTTAGGTGATAGGAAAATGAAGAGTTTATTGAGTATGGCAAGTGTTTCAGCAATACAGCATGATAGTGAATTACGAATGTATTATAAAAGAAAGTTAGCAGAAGGAAAAGATAAAATGTTAGCCATAAATAATGTTAGAAACAAACTAATCTCAAGAGCTTTTGCAGTTGTTAAAAGAGGAACACCTTATGTAGTTCTTCAACAACATGCAGCTTAA
- a CDS encoding SMP-30/gluconolactonase/LRE family protein has protein sequence MKISKKLKTSIGTILALFALLIISVIYNSWSLSPLAWSPPTIPKLDGILTENKLLSTTERIDLDGWFGPEDIAIDNQGNLYCGVHISKTDFTDGRVLKIDKSGKVSVFANSESWVTGMHFDSNQNLIAGDLERGLISIDQNGNIRTLASEDENGNKFLIPNDVDIASDGMIYFTNTSSKVNFSNKHIWKLLMEARPDGGLYSYDPKTKRVKMLIDGTYFGNGVAVSENDDFVLMVDLAKYRIRRYWLKGDKKGTTDIFLDNLTGFPNGISRSKDGSFWLGFSTKRDKSLDEIHPKPLVKKIIYGLPSFLQPKAVPYGMLMHISSNGEIIKTYYDTTGEFVTEATSVEEHNGYLYLGGDTSGYIGKYKL, from the coding sequence ATGAAAATATCAAAAAAATTAAAAACATCAATAGGTACAATACTTGCATTATTCGCTTTACTCATTATTAGTGTAATATATAATTCTTGGTCGCTTAGTCCTTTGGCTTGGTCGCCACCAACAATTCCAAAACTAGATGGAATACTTACGGAAAATAAATTATTAAGCACAACAGAACGGATTGATTTAGATGGTTGGTTTGGTCCAGAAGACATTGCAATAGATAACCAAGGGAATTTGTATTGTGGGGTGCATATTTCTAAAACAGACTTCACAGATGGTCGCGTTTTAAAAATCGATAAGTCTGGAAAAGTTAGCGTATTTGCAAATTCAGAATCTTGGGTTACAGGAATGCATTTTGATAGTAATCAAAATCTAATCGCTGGCGACTTAGAAAGAGGTTTAATAAGTATAGACCAAAATGGTAATATTAGAACTTTGGCAAGTGAAGATGAAAACGGCAACAAATTCTTAATACCAAACGACGTGGATATTGCAAGTGACGGAATGATATATTTTACAAATACATCATCAAAAGTTAATTTTAGCAACAAACATATTTGGAAATTATTAATGGAAGCGAGACCAGATGGTGGTCTTTATAGTTACGACCCAAAAACCAAACGTGTAAAAATGTTAATTGACGGAACATATTTTGGAAACGGGGTTGCTGTTTCTGAAAATGATGACTTTGTATTAATGGTAGATTTAGCAAAATATAGAATACGTAGATATTGGCTTAAAGGAGACAAAAAAGGAACTACTGATATATTTTTAGATAATTTAACTGGTTTTCCAAATGGAATTTCTAGAAGTAAAGATGGTAGTTTTTGGCTTGGATTTTCAACTAAAAGAGATAAATCGTTGGATGAAATACATCCAAAACCTCTAGTTAAAAAAATCATTTATGGACTTCCATCATTTTTGCAACCTAAGGCAGTACCTTATGGAATGCTAATGCATATAAGTAGCAATGGAGAAATTATAAAAACATATTACGATACAACTGGAGAATTTGTAACGGAAGCAACTTCAGTCGAAGAACACAATGGATATCTTTACCTTGGAGGAGATACATCTGGGTACATTGGAAAATATAAACTGTAA
- a CDS encoding TolC family protein: MKKLPFLYLLISFVSFSQNKQTNILSLEESLGYVKKYHPVIKQAKLITNTNEAKLMKARGAFDPKIEVDYNRKEFKNTDYYKKLISTFKIPTWYGIELKASYENNSGQYLNPQFKTPKNGLYNVGVSIPLARNLFINKRMATLKQAKLYTKQGELEQQLLVNTVLFNAISSYLNWIQYYQQYAVYKNYYANADVRLKNVVKNFKAGDKAAVDTLEASINLKNRKLDLEKAFIKQLKSKLEFSNYLWINDNIPMELKEEMIPDTTTFSKIDSILKTSTNHIIQNNFDNHPKLKLLELKKKKLQINKRLKINNLLPKIDFQHNFLASKVNNLDAFNVANYKNSLQVSVPLFLRKSRGDLKLAKLKLQDLDFEINATKIVLQNKITATKQEITSYQKQNTILKNLVSDYKIIVKSEERKFYLGESSLFLINYREVKLIESNLKSIKNQYEYAKTKSKLVQLLGKLNNL; this comes from the coding sequence ATGAAAAAACTACCTTTTTTATATCTACTCATAAGTTTTGTTTCTTTTTCTCAAAATAAACAAACAAATATACTTTCTTTAGAAGAGAGTTTAGGATATGTAAAAAAATACCACCCTGTTATAAAACAGGCAAAACTTATTACCAACACCAACGAAGCAAAATTAATGAAAGCGCGTGGTGCTTTTGACCCTAAAATTGAAGTTGATTACAATAGAAAAGAGTTTAAAAATACTGATTATTACAAAAAATTAATCTCTACTTTTAAAATTCCTACTTGGTATGGTATTGAATTAAAAGCTAGTTATGAAAACAATTCAGGTCAATACTTAAACCCACAATTTAAAACCCCTAAAAATGGGTTATACAATGTAGGAGTTTCTATTCCGCTAGCAAGAAATTTATTTATTAATAAAAGAATGGCTACCTTAAAACAAGCTAAACTATATACTAAACAAGGTGAATTAGAACAACAATTACTTGTAAATACTGTTTTATTTAATGCAATTTCTTCTTACTTAAATTGGATTCAATATTACCAACAATATGCAGTTTATAAAAATTACTATGCGAATGCAGATGTTCGCTTAAAAAATGTTGTTAAAAATTTTAAAGCTGGTGACAAAGCTGCTGTAGATACATTGGAAGCAAGTATAAATTTAAAAAACAGAAAGTTAGATTTAGAAAAAGCTTTCATTAAACAGTTAAAATCAAAATTAGAGTTTTCTAACTATTTATGGATTAACGATAACATACCTATGGAATTAAAAGAGGAAATGATTCCAGATACAACTACTTTCTCTAAAATTGATTCAATATTAAAAACGTCTACAAATCATATAATTCAAAATAATTTCGATAATCACCCTAAATTAAAATTACTCGAATTAAAGAAGAAAAAATTACAAATAAACAAACGACTAAAAATAAATAATTTATTACCAAAAATAGATTTTCAACACAATTTCTTAGCTTCAAAAGTTAATAATTTAGATGCTTTTAATGTTGCTAATTATAAAAATTCTTTACAAGTTAGTGTTCCGTTATTTTTAAGAAAATCTAGAGGAGATTTAAAACTTGCTAAACTAAAATTACAAGACTTAGATTTTGAAATTAATGCCACAAAAATAGTTTTACAAAATAAAATTACTGCTACTAAGCAAGAAATTACTTCGTACCAAAAACAAAATACTATTTTAAAAAACTTAGTAAGTGATTATAAAATAATTGTTAAAAGCGAAGAGCGAAAATTTTATTTAGGAGAAAGCTCTTTATTTTTAATTAATTACAGAGAGGTTAAATTAATTGAAAGTAATTTAAAATCGATAAAAAATCAATATGAATATGCAAAAACAAAAAGTAAGCTTGTTCAGTTACTAGGAAAGTTAAATAACTTATAA
- a CDS encoding Crp/Fnr family transcriptional regulator: MNELNKILKELVGLTESECEEFSKQLKRQEHKAKTILIEEGNMAESLYFIESGLFRTYKKLDEKDITTYFACDNQFITVFNSFINQTPSSEKLEVIEDSIVYEISSDSLIKLYKKSSKFEKFGRILAEKNHLCALERTLTMQTKSAKKRYLDFLENYNKKIVSRVPQYQIASFLGIASESLSRVRKEISIS; encoded by the coding sequence ATGAATGAATTAAATAAAATATTGAAAGAATTAGTTGGGTTAACAGAAAGTGAATGTGAAGAATTTTCTAAACAATTAAAAAGACAAGAGCATAAAGCGAAAACCATATTAATTGAGGAAGGAAATATGGCAGAGTCCTTGTACTTTATTGAATCTGGACTATTTAGAACATATAAAAAATTGGATGAAAAAGATATTACTACTTACTTCGCCTGTGATAATCAATTTATAACGGTTTTTAACAGCTTTATAAATCAAACACCTTCTTCAGAAAAATTGGAAGTTATTGAAGATAGCATCGTTTATGAAATATCTTCTGATAGCTTGATCAAGCTTTATAAAAAATCTTCAAAATTTGAAAAATTCGGTAGAATTTTAGCCGAAAAAAATCATCTTTGTGCTTTAGAAAGAACTTTAACAATGCAAACAAAGTCTGCAAAAAAAAGATACCTAGATTTTTTAGAAAATTACAACAAAAAAATTGTAAGTAGAGTTCCTCAATATCAAATTGCGAGTTTTCTTGGTATAGCTTCCGAATCGCTAAGTCGAGTTAGGAAAGAAATTTCCATTTCATAA
- a CDS encoding HlyD family secretion protein, with protein sequence MLNISNNTISDQVNLSTFKSGERVFKKAHHKLFKKFLLFFLLIVIITMFLPWTQNVTSTGNVTTLKPNQRPQTIQSQIPGRIEEWFIKEGDFVKKGDTILRISEIKSNYFDTKLAERTANQIDSKSLSEKSYGNKINALKRQIFAIRNEQSLKSQQAKNKLQQAYLKVKSDSIDLETIIIKKDIAKIQYDRTYTLQQEGLKAVKHVEEKKAKLQEFSAKVISQRNKLLTSENNIINAKLTISSIKASYIDKLSKAQSTLHSAESGAYETAIQVSKLETSLANYNKRNSLLYITAPQDGYINKAIKSGIGETFKEGEQLINIMPAVYDLAVEMFIRPIDLPLIHVNEKVRVQFDGWPAIIFSGWPNMSTGTYEAKIIAIENFISNNGKYRVLITPNNVSQPWPEAIRVGSGAKTIALLENVPIWYELWRQINSFPPNFYQPKTKETKSKKKK encoded by the coding sequence ATGTTAAACATATCTAACAATACCATTTCTGATCAAGTCAATTTATCAACTTTTAAATCAGGCGAGAGAGTTTTTAAAAAAGCACATCATAAATTATTTAAAAAATTTTTACTTTTCTTTTTATTAATAGTTATTATTACCATGTTTTTACCGTGGACTCAAAATGTAACTAGCACAGGTAACGTAACTACATTAAAACCAAACCAACGTCCTCAAACTATACAATCTCAAATACCTGGTCGTATTGAAGAATGGTTTATTAAAGAAGGTGATTTTGTTAAAAAAGGTGATACTATATTAAGGATTTCAGAAATAAAAAGTAATTATTTCGATACAAAGCTAGCTGAAAGAACAGCGAATCAAATTGATTCGAAAAGCCTTTCTGAAAAATCTTATGGTAATAAAATAAACGCTTTAAAAAGGCAAATTTTTGCTATAAGAAATGAACAGAGTTTAAAATCACAACAAGCGAAAAATAAATTACAACAAGCATATCTAAAAGTTAAAAGCGATAGTATTGATTTAGAAACTATCATTATAAAAAAAGATATTGCAAAAATTCAATACGACAGAACTTACACCTTACAACAAGAAGGCTTAAAAGCCGTAAAACATGTTGAGGAAAAAAAAGCAAAACTTCAAGAATTTTCTGCTAAAGTAATTTCTCAGAGAAACAAACTTTTAACCTCTGAGAACAACATTATTAACGCTAAACTAACTATATCTAGTATTAAAGCTTCTTATATCGATAAATTATCTAAAGCGCAAAGTACGTTACACTCAGCAGAATCTGGCGCTTATGAAACAGCAATACAGGTATCTAAATTAGAAACAAGTTTGGCTAATTATAACAAAAGAAATTCTTTATTATACATTACAGCTCCACAAGATGGTTATATCAATAAAGCAATAAAATCTGGTATTGGAGAAACTTTTAAAGAGGGTGAACAATTAATAAACATAATGCCTGCTGTATATGATTTAGCTGTTGAAATGTTTATAAGACCTATTGATTTACCGCTTATACATGTTAACGAAAAAGTTCGTGTTCAATTTGATGGTTGGCCTGCTATAATTTTTAGTGGTTGGCCCAATATGTCTACAGGTACTTATGAAGCTAAAATTATTGCTATCGAAAATTTTATTAGCAATAATGGTAAATATAGAGTTCTAATAACCCCTAACAACGTAAGCCAACCTTGGCCAGAAGCAATTAGAGTAGGTTCTGGAGCAAAAACAATTGCTTTATTAGAAAATGTACCTATTTGGTATGAACTATGGAGGCAAATTAATAGTTTTCCGCCTAATTTTTACCAACCTAAAACTAAAGAAACTAAATCAAAGAAAAAGAAATAA